The Haloterrigena turkmenica DSM 5511 genome includes the window GGTGAGGAACACCGCAGCGGCGTCCGCGCGGACGTCCACATGCCCGGCGAGGACGAGCCGTCGCACCGCGAGTTCATCCTCCACTACCACACGCCGGAGGGAGTGTATCCGGCCAGCGGCCGGGAACTGACCTGGCCCGGCTCCGACGAACCCCAGACGGTCCACGCGATCAACTACCGGGCCGATCCGACCGGCATCAGGCTTGGCGAGGAGGGCCTCGAGTTCGTCAACGATCCCGATCCGGATCTCAACGAAATCGAGGAGTACTTCTACAACTCCTGGCTGTTCGGCGATCCCGGTGGCGGCGACAACGTTTACCGGACGTATCAGGGCGATCCGGTGAAGATGGTCGCCGTTGGCGCCTCCCACGAGGAACGCCACTCCCACCACCTCCACGGCCACCGCTGGAAGGAGGTCCAGGAGCGCGAGAACGTCGACACCCTCGACGTGCAGAACCTCGGATTCGGCGGGACTCACGAGACGAAACTGGTCACCGCCCACGATGGCGTCGGCTTCTTCGACGTCCGGCCGATCGGCTTCGGGCCCGGTGAAGTGCCCGACCGGCTCGAGGGCGGGCTGAACCTCGTCGACGACGAGTTAGACCTCAACGGCAATGACGACGACCTCGACGGGATCGCCGACCCGCTCACGACCGTCCGGCCGGAGATGAGCTGGGAGGAAGCCTTCGACGTCGGCGCCGGCGGCGCACACGGAAGCGCCGGCGATTTCCTGTTCCACTGCCACCTGTTCCCCCACTACGCCGAAGGGATGTGGGGCAGCATGCGCGTCTACGACAAGGTCCAAGAGGATCTCGAACTCCTCGACGACAACGAGCCGCCGCTGGATCTCGACGACGAGACGCCCGGGTTCCCGGACTTCATCCCCGGCGAGCAAGGCGAGGAACCGCCGAAACCGCCCTACGACTTCATCCGCGACCCGACGCCCGAAGAGGCCGCGGCGCTCGGGGACATCATTCCCGGCGCACCATACACCGATCCTTGCGACCCCGAGATCGCCCCCGAAGAGTTCGGCGGCCCGACCGCCGGGGAGGAAGCGCCCGTGCGCGAGTACGACATCGTCGCGCTCCCAGCCGAACTCGTCTACAACGACGCCGGCGATCACGACCCCGAGGGACAGGTGTACGTCCTCGAGGAGGACGTCGCGGACGTGCTGACGGGGAAGATGAACCCCGAGCCGCTGGTGATCCGCGCGAACGTCGGCGAGTGCGTCGAAATCACGCTGACGAACCTGATGCCCGACGGGCGCTCGAACCACATCCACTTCGTCTCCTACGACGTGCTCGGCTCGGACTCGCTCGCCAACGGCTACAACTACGCTCAAGGGGCCGAGCCCGGCGGTCAGATGAGCTACCGCTGGTACGCCGACGAGGAAGGGACGATCTTCTTCCACGACCACATTCAGGGGGTCGACGAGATTATGCACGGCCACTTCGCCACGCTGATCGTCGAACCCGAGGACTCCGAGTGGCTCGATCCCCACACCGGCGACCCGATCGAGGCCGGCACGCAGGCGATCGTCACGCAGCAGGACGGCGAGGACTTCCGCGAGTTCGCGCTGCTGTACCACGACTTCGCGCCGCTGCGCAACCGGCGGGGCGAGTTCGTCAACGAACTCGAGGAGCACAATCAGAACGCGGGCGTGATGGCGATCAACTACCGGAACGCGCCCTACTACCGCCGCGGACCCGACCCCGACCCGGCGTACGTCCACAGCTCCTACGTCCACGGCGATCCGCCCACGCCGGTACTCGAGGCCTACGACAGCGACCCGGTGCGGATCCGCCTGGTCCACGCCGCCTACGAGGAGCAGCACAACTTCTTCATCGACGGCGTGCAGCCGAATCCCGCCGGCGTGAGACCAGAGGATACGGTCTCGCAGGCCGTCCACGTCGCCGAAGCGTTCACGTTCATGCTCGAGGCGGACGCCGACGAGCTGCCAAACCCGGACGGCCTCCCGGTCTACGATCACCTCTACGGCTCGGGGGTCGTCGACGACCTCTGGGACGGCATGTGGGGTGTCCACCGCGTCTTCGACGCGGCGGTCGACCACCTGCAGCCGCTGCCCGACCGCGGCACGCCCGACGGCGAAATCACCGAGGAGCAACTGCGCGAGATGGGTCACCCAGCGCCGTTCCTCGACTGGGAGGAGCTGGGCCGCAAAGCGTGGCTCACCTACCCCGAGGACGTCCAGCGGAAGTACGACCTCGGCAAGCACGCCCTCGACGAGCAGTGGCAGCGCGACCTGGTCGAGGCGTTCGAGAAAACCAAGCACGAGGGACTCCTCTCGAAGCTCCTTCGCGGCGACCTCCGGCTCGAGGATATCCTCGCGGCGCTCGGGTTCACGCGCAAGGAACTGAAACACGAGACGGATATCGATCCGAAGAAGCTGAAAAAGCGCCTCGAGCAGTTCGACGGCGTGGGACGGGTCGACAAGCCGCCGTTCCCGGCGGACAAGCCTGCCCGTCAGAACCCCAACGTCGGGGAGATTCCGCCCGTGGCACCAGATCCGGGCGATCCGTGCCCCGACGATGCGATCGTCCGGGAGTACGACGTGACCGTCTTCCAGACGGACATCGAGTTCAACGAGTACGGCGACCACGACCCACACGGGATCGTGTTCGCGCTCGACGAACACGTCGACGAGATCCGGGCCGGCGAGCGGCCACCGACGCCGTTGACGCTCCGCGCGAACGAGGGCGACTGCGTCCAGATCAACCTCACCAACGAGTTGCCGGTCGACTTCACCCCCGAGCACGCCCACCCGGAGATGCGGACCCGCGAGCAGGACCTGAACATCGAGTGGGAGGAGTCTAACCGGACCTCGCTCAGTCCCCAACGGCTCGAGATGGACATCCAGGGCTCGGGGGGCGTGACCGTCGGCTTCAACTTCGACCAGACGATCCCGCCGGGGGAGACGATCACGTATCGGTGGTTCGCCGACGAGCTAATCGGCACGTCCATCCTGTGGGACTTCGCCGATATCCGCGGCCACCGCCATCACGGTGCCTTCGGCCACCTGCACGTCGAGCCCGAGGGCTCGATCTGGCTCGATCCCGCCACGGCCGAGCCGCTGGCCGACCACGGTGATCGGTTCGCGCCGTCGATGACGACCGAGAGCATCATCGTGCCCGACGACGGCCCGGCGTTCCGCGAGTTCCCGCTGTCGTTCAGCGACGGGCGGTACATCATCAACCGCAACGATCCAGACGACTGCGTCGTGCCGCCGGGACCAGACGACGAGGCAGACGCGCCGTGTAACCAGATCCCGGACGATCCGGAGGATCAGGGATACATGGCGATCAACAACCGCGCGGAGCCGTTCATCCGCCGGTTCCAGACCGGGCCTGACGCACAGCACCTCGTCTTCGACTCCGACACCCACGGCGATCCGGCGACGCCCGTGGCGAACGCGTTCGTGGACGATCCGGTCCGCTTCCGCGTCAGCCACACCGCCGACAAGGCCCGCGGCCTCGACTTCCACCTCGCCGCCCACCAGTGGCTCCGCAACCAGGACATCCCCGAGTCCGAGATCATCAGCGTCAGCGATCAGTTCATGCCCGGCAAGGCGCGCGACGTCGATCCGCTTGGCGGTGCCGGCGGGCTGGTCGACAGCGTCGGTGACCACATCTACATGGAAACGAAGATGCGCCGGCGCCTCGAGGCCGGCGCCTGGGGCATCTTCCGCGTCGGCGAGGACGACGGCGACTTCGCCGAACCCGTCCAACCGCTGCCGGACCGCGTGAAGAAGAAGCGCCTCGACCCGCGGGACCGACAGGGCTGGACCGTCGCCTCCGGCGACTGCAACGGCAACGGCGAGACGGACGTCCTGATCGGCGTCCCCGACAGTCGCGTCGGCGGCATCGACGCTGGGGCCGCGTACCTGTTCTACGGCCCGGTCGACGAGACGGCGATCACCGATCTGGCCGACGCCGACGTCCAGTTCGTCGGCAAGCCGGGCAAGCGCGTCGGGACCGACGTCCACATCGGCGATAAGTCGATCTACCTCGACACGAAGGGGAAGAAGGCCCGGTACGTCTTCGACGGGACGAAGACGCTCCGGGGTTCGATCAGCGTCGACGACGCCGACCGAAAGAACTGATCGGTCGCGCGACCGTCGACACGCCCGTCCGAAGTTATTTTTCGCTGTTACGTCGATATCTCTGCATGGAACAACGACGGTGTCCCGACTGTGGCGTGACGATGGAACCTGTTCCCGTTCGCGACGGTGAGAGCATGGGGCTCTCGATTGCGACCGGCGAGCGAGAGGGGCTACTGGGCAAACTCGGGTTCAAGAACAGGGCGAAACTGCAGGGCGTCTGCTGCCCCGAGTGTCAGCTCGTTCGGTTGTACGCCGAGGAGGAGTGACGCCCTCGAGTCGACGGGTCTGGGACTCGAGTCAGAACTACTCGAGGCTGCCTTCGGTCGCCGCTCGGATCTCGCCGACGCTCGCGTCGGTCTTGAACGTCGTCCCGCCGTAGTGTGCCGGCGAGGCCGCGTGGCCTGCATCCCGAAGATCGGCCAGGAAGTCGTCCATCGCGTTCGCGGGCAGCCCCCAGTTCTTGCAGAGCTTGTGCTGGTCGTAGTGCGTGGGTTCGTCGAGCTCCGCCTCGAGGGTTTCGCAGAGCTCTCGCGACTTCTCGGCGGTGCCGAACGAGTCGGGAACCGCCGCGCGGACGTCAGCGACGAACTCGGTGTCCTGAACCGGACCGAGCCAGACCGGGCCGGCGGTGAGCAGGCGCTCGCCGCCACAGTGGGGACAGCGCTCGAGCGGGTCGGCGACCTGTCCGTGTTCGGTCTCGCGGTAGAGGCAGTCCTCGCAGTGGTAGACGTGCCCGAGGTGCTCGAGGGCGGCGTCGGCCGCGCTCGCCTTCCGGTCGAGTTCGAGGTAGGTCCGGACGTAGTGGCTGGTCGCGTGGGTCAGGATCGGCTCGACGCCGACGTCGAAGCGGGCCCCGCTGCGGGCGAGCGCGGAGATGAGAATTCGGACGCCCATCTCGGGATGATAGTCGGTGTTCTGGGGCACCGCGCTGTAGGAACGGACGCCGCTATTGAAGTGAGCGCCACACAGCGGCGCGGTGTCGGTCGCCGTCACGCAGAGGAGGTCTCGACAGCGGGCGAAGGCCGCGTCGGCGAAGGGCATCGGCGTCCCGTAGGGATCAAGGTCGATCACGTCGAACAGCTCGTCGTGCATAAGCGCGTTGACGTTGCGGTGCTCGACGCGCGCCTCGTCCGCGAGGTCGTTTCGCTCGAGGTTCTCCCGCGCGAGATCGACGGCGTCTTCCTCGAGATCGCAGCAGGTGACGTCCCAGCCGTCGGCGGCCGCGCGGATCCCGCGGACCCCGCTGGCGGTCATCGCGTCCAGGTAGCTCTCGGCGCGCTCCTCGCGCTCGCGAAAGGTCCGCAGCGTCGCGATCGTCAGGTCCCGGTTCAGCTCCTGTCTGGGGTTGTAGAACACCGACTCCTCGACGCCCTCGGTCTGTTCGCCGGGGACCTCGAGATCGATCCCGCCCTCGGTGACGCGCATACCCCCTGTCGACGGGCGACCGCGAAAAACGCCGTGGTCTGTACCGGGGCCGCCGATCCCTGAAACGAAACTCGAGACGAATATCCACTCTCGGCAGTAATCGCTGCTTACCGGGCGTCACCGCTGTTTTGCGGGTTTTCTCGAGACGCTCATTCGAGATACGCCCGTCCACCAACCCCCGATATAACCGCGTAATCGTCGCTGAAAGCGGCGCTTTCGTTACCGACTCAGTGGAAAACGTTTTGTACCCGACGATGCTGTCGTTGCAATAACGATGTCTTGGGATAGCGTACCACAAAGTGATGTGCGATCGCGCACCGACGCGACCACGAGGAGTCGAACGGAGCGGATCCGTCCGTGATCGACCCGTCGGCCGACGATCGGCTCCGGATCGCCCTGCTGAACGCGGCGCACAAACGCGAGAGCACGCGACGGAACTTCGAGCGGGAACTCGACGCGGAGCTCGTCGAGTTTCACTGTCCCTCCGGCGAACTCCCCGACACGTTCGACTTCGACGCCTGCGTCGTCACCGGCTCGAGCGCCTCCGTCTACTGGGATCGGCCGTGGATCGGCGCGTTAAAGGAGTGGGTCGGCGAGGCCGTCGCGGCCGGACTGCCGTTTCTGGGCGTCTGTTACGGCCACCAACTGCTCGCGGACGTCCTCGGCGGCCGCGTCGAGGACATGGGCGAGTACGAGATCGGCTACCGGGCCGTCGAACACGACGGAGCGAACCGGCTGCTGACCGGCGTCGGCGAGGAGTTCACCGTCTTCACCACCCACTCCGACCGCGTGGCCGCGGCGCCGCCGGACGCGACGGTGTTCGCCAGAAACGAGTACGGCATCCACGGCTTCCGGCGAGACCGCGTCTTCGGCGTCCAGTTCCACCCCGAGTACGACATGACGACGGCCGAGCGCGTGACCGCCGGGAAAGACGGCGACCTCGAGCCCGAGCGGATTCAGTCCGTCCTCGAGGGTATCGACGCCGAGCGCTACGAGACCGCCTGCGAGGCCAAACGGCTGTTCGACAACTTCGTCGGGTTCGTCCGCGAACAGCGGTCCGTCGAGTGCGGCGCCGACGTCGCCGGTACGGATGCCGCCGCGACCGTCGGCGAGGCGTTCGTCGACGCCGACGCTACTGGCGCTACGGCCGAATCGCCTCTGGAATCGTCGGTCGACTCGAGCCGGTCGTCCTGAGCCCTCGCCTCGAGCCAAGGCACGGCCGCGGTCCGAGTCACCGTGCGGGCCGTTCGAAGCGGTCGAAAGCGGCTCGAGCCGGCGTCAGCGCGGCTCACTCGTCGCGGTCGGTGGCCGCCGGCAGCGTCACCGAGAACGTCGACCCCTCGCCGGGTTCGGAGTCGACCCAGATCTCCCCGCCGTGGCGCTCGACGATGCGCTCACAGAGCGCGAGTCCGAGTCCGGTCCCGTCGTACTCCTCGCGGCCGTGGAGCCGCTGGAAGAGGTCAAAGACGCGGTCGGCGTCGGCCGGGTCGATACCGATGCCGTCGTCGGCGACCGAGATCGTCCACTCCGAGTCGATCTGCTCCGGATTGGCCCGCTCCGCGGCGGCTCGCTCCGCGATAACGCGGACCCGCGGCGGCTCGTCACCGCTGTACTCGAGCGCGTTGGACACCAGGTTCTGGAAGAGCTGGCGCAACTGATGGACGTCGCCCTCGACGCGGGGCATCTCCCCGACGTCGACCGTCGCGTCGGTCTCGGCGATCTGCACTTCGAGATCCGTCAGCACGTCCTCGAACACCGCCTCGAGATCGACGGGTTCGAACGGATCGCCCTGCGTCTCGACCCGCGAGTACGCGAGCAGGGCGTCGATCATCTCGCGCATCCGCTCGGCGCCGTCGACCGCGTAGGCGATGAACTCCTCGCCGTCCTCGTCGAGGTCGTCGCCGTACCGGCGCTCGACGAGTGAGAGATAGCTCGTAATCATCCGCAGGGGCTCCTGTAAGTCGTGACTGGCGGCGTAGGCGAACTGCTCGAGCCGTTCGTTCGACGCCTCGAACTCGC containing:
- a CDS encoding multicopper oxidase domain-containing protein, which encodes MRANAGDVIEIEFVNHLDRHASMHQTALPYQVTESDGANVGYNPDTTAAPGETVGYEWYATHEGTHFFHDLANPAFDSADEPPEEANLVSRGLFGSMVVEPPEATWTHPETGEEHRSGVRADVHMPGEDEPSHREFILHYHTPEGVYPASGRELTWPGSDEPQTVHAINYRADPTGIRLGEEGLEFVNDPDPDLNEIEEYFYNSWLFGDPGGGDNVYRTYQGDPVKMVAVGASHEERHSHHLHGHRWKEVQERENVDTLDVQNLGFGGTHETKLVTAHDGVGFFDVRPIGFGPGEVPDRLEGGLNLVDDELDLNGNDDDLDGIADPLTTVRPEMSWEEAFDVGAGGAHGSAGDFLFHCHLFPHYAEGMWGSMRVYDKVQEDLELLDDNEPPLDLDDETPGFPDFIPGEQGEEPPKPPYDFIRDPTPEEAAALGDIIPGAPYTDPCDPEIAPEEFGGPTAGEEAPVREYDIVALPAELVYNDAGDHDPEGQVYVLEEDVADVLTGKMNPEPLVIRANVGECVEITLTNLMPDGRSNHIHFVSYDVLGSDSLANGYNYAQGAEPGGQMSYRWYADEEGTIFFHDHIQGVDEIMHGHFATLIVEPEDSEWLDPHTGDPIEAGTQAIVTQQDGEDFREFALLYHDFAPLRNRRGEFVNELEEHNQNAGVMAINYRNAPYYRRGPDPDPAYVHSSYVHGDPPTPVLEAYDSDPVRIRLVHAAYEEQHNFFIDGVQPNPAGVRPEDTVSQAVHVAEAFTFMLEADADELPNPDGLPVYDHLYGSGVVDDLWDGMWGVHRVFDAAVDHLQPLPDRGTPDGEITEEQLREMGHPAPFLDWEELGRKAWLTYPEDVQRKYDLGKHALDEQWQRDLVEAFEKTKHEGLLSKLLRGDLRLEDILAALGFTRKELKHETDIDPKKLKKRLEQFDGVGRVDKPPFPADKPARQNPNVGEIPPVAPDPGDPCPDDAIVREYDVTVFQTDIEFNEYGDHDPHGIVFALDEHVDEIRAGERPPTPLTLRANEGDCVQINLTNELPVDFTPEHAHPEMRTREQDLNIEWEESNRTSLSPQRLEMDIQGSGGVTVGFNFDQTIPPGETITYRWFADELIGTSILWDFADIRGHRHHGAFGHLHVEPEGSIWLDPATAEPLADHGDRFAPSMTTESIIVPDDGPAFREFPLSFSDGRYIINRNDPDDCVVPPGPDDEADAPCNQIPDDPEDQGYMAINNRAEPFIRRFQTGPDAQHLVFDSDTHGDPATPVANAFVDDPVRFRVSHTADKARGLDFHLAAHQWLRNQDIPESEIISVSDQFMPGKARDVDPLGGAGGLVDSVGDHIYMETKMRRRLEAGAWGIFRVGEDDGDFAEPVQPLPDRVKKKRLDPRDRQGWTVASGDCNGNGETDVLIGVPDSRVGGIDAGAAYLFYGPVDETAITDLADADVQFVGKPGKRVGTDVHIGDKSIYLDTKGKKARYVFDGTKTLRGSISVDDADRKN
- a CDS encoding tRNA (guanine(26)-N(2))-dimethyltransferase, which codes for MRVTEGGIDLEVPGEQTEGVEESVFYNPRQELNRDLTIATLRTFREREERAESYLDAMTASGVRGIRAAADGWDVTCCDLEEDAVDLARENLERNDLADEARVEHRNVNALMHDELFDVIDLDPYGTPMPFADAAFARCRDLLCVTATDTAPLCGAHFNSGVRSYSAVPQNTDYHPEMGVRILISALARSGARFDVGVEPILTHATSHYVRTYLELDRKASAADAALEHLGHVYHCEDCLYRETEHGQVADPLERCPHCGGERLLTAGPVWLGPVQDTEFVADVRAAVPDSFGTAEKSRELCETLEAELDEPTHYDQHKLCKNWGLPANAMDDFLADLRDAGHAASPAHYGGTTFKTDASVGEIRAATEGSLE
- a CDS encoding type 1 glutamine amidotransferase, whose translation is MIDPSADDRLRIALLNAAHKRESTRRNFERELDAELVEFHCPSGELPDTFDFDACVVTGSSASVYWDRPWIGALKEWVGEAVAAGLPFLGVCYGHQLLADVLGGRVEDMGEYEIGYRAVEHDGANRLLTGVGEEFTVFTTHSDRVAAAPPDATVFARNEYGIHGFRRDRVFGVQFHPEYDMTTAERVTAGKDGDLEPERIQSVLEGIDAERYETACEAKRLFDNFVGFVREQRSVECGADVAGTDAAATVGEAFVDADATGATAESPLESSVDSSRSS
- a CDS encoding sensor histidine kinase, translated to MGSRTRVPSALGGRVTITLLGALYVTFAVAWAAQRLTDGGSTSNVALVASFIGVPGLVLLYAGYRLPRTDIRPEYYPTIGRWAIGGAGLLLGILVLYQLEPAESVSEPFRAALVLTAFGSVAGFGVGIHDALAKTRAFEIRRRNRELRRIKAELDETVEQLETANREFEASNERLEQFAYAASHDLQEPLRMITSYLSLVERRYGDDLDEDGEEFIAYAVDGAERMREMIDALLAYSRVETQGDPFEPVDLEAVFEDVLTDLEVQIAETDATVDVGEMPRVEGDVHQLRQLFQNLVSNALEYSGDEPPRVRVIAERAAAERANPEQIDSEWTISVADDGIGIDPADADRVFDLFQRLHGREEYDGTGLGLALCERIVERHGGEIWVDSEPGEGSTFSVTLPAATDRDE